The Glycine max cultivar Williams 82 chromosome 12, Glycine_max_v4.0, whole genome shotgun sequence genome window below encodes:
- the LOC100798162 gene encoding nucleobase-ascorbate transporter 12: MSDSVPKTRNRPGPWPPAPDAKAMPPASWAKKTGFKPKFSGEANASDSGQISLQPKPREPDANVDLEAGRPGAPANGVTHQNKAPPLPPSKDQVVKKRKDSDGLPKSSVPITNGQAVTAPPPPPPPPPRRTARHEEVVDAPPQEDDGFVSRHSHMKYELRDSPGLVPIGVYGIQHYFSILGSLILIPLVIVPAMGGSHEDTSAVASTVLFVSGVTTLLHTSFGSRLPLIQGPSFVYLAPVLAIINSPEFQGLNANKFKHIMKELQGAIIIGSAFQTFIGYSGLMSLLVRLINPVVVSPTIAAVGLSFYSYGFPLVGTCLEIGAVQILVVIVFSLYLRKISVLGHRIFLIYAVPLGLAITWAVAFLLTEAGVYNYKGCDINIPASNMVSEHCRKHVSRMKHCRVDTSNALKSSPWFRFPYPLQWGTPIFHWKMALVMCVVSLISSVDSVGSYHASSLLVASRPPTPGVLSRGIGLEGLSSVLAGLWGTGTGSTTLTENVHTIAVTKMGSRRAVQLGACFLIVLSLVGKVGGFIASIPEVMVAGLLCFMWAMLAALGLSNLRYSEAGSSRNIIIIGLSLFFSLSIPAYFQQYGISPNSNLSVPSYFQPYIVASHGPFHSKYGGLNYFLNTIFSLHMVVAFLVAVILDNTVPGSKQERGVYVWSEPEVARREPAVANDYELPLRVGKIFRWVKWVGL; the protein is encoded by the exons ATGTCCGATTCCGTTCCCAAAACGCGAAACCGTCCGGGGCCGTGGCCGCCGGCGCCGGACGCCAAGGCAATGCCGCCTGCTTCCTGGGCTAAGAAAACAGGCTTCAAGCCCAAGTTCTCCGGCGAGGCCAATGCCAGCGACTCTGGCCAGATAAGCCTGCAGCCCAAGCCTAGGGAGCCCGACGCTAACGTGGATCTCGAAGCGGGCCGGCCTGGGGCTCCGGCGAACGGCGTGACCCACCAAAATAAGGCTCCGCCGCTTCCACCTTCCAAGGATCAGGTCGTAAAGAAGCGAAAGGACTCCGACGGACTGCCCAAGAGCTCTGTTCCCATCACCAATGGCCAGGCGGTGACGGCTCCGcctccgccgccgccgccgcctccACGGAGGACGGCGAGGCATGAGGAAGTCGTGGACGCGCCGCCGCAGGAAGACGACGGTTTCGTGTCGAGGCATTCGCATATGAAGTATGAGCTCAGAGATTCGCCCGGTTTAG TTCCCATTGGTGTGTACGGTATTCAACATTACTTTTCGATATTGGGTTCGTTGATTCTCATTCCGCTCGTTATAGTTCCGGCGATGGGAGGCTCTCAT GAGGATACTTCTGCGGTGGCATCAACTGTGCTCTTTGTTTCGGGAGTGACTACACTGTTGCATACAAGTTTTGGGTCGAGGTTGCCCTTGATACAAGGGCCTTCTTTTGTTTATCTGGCCCCGGTGTTGGCGATCATCAACTCCCCCGAGTTTCAAGGATTAAATGCAAAT AAATTCAAACATATAATGAAGGAGCTGCAGGGGGCTATAATTATTGGATCGGCTTTTCAAACTTTTATTGGATATTCTGGACTTATGTCACTGTTAGTAAG GTTGATCAATCCTGTGGTTGTATCCCCAACTATTGCTGCAGTAGGACTTTCATTTTACAGCTATGGTTTTCCACTAGTTGGTACATGTCTGGAGATTGGTGCCGTGCAGATATTAGTGGTTATTGTTTTTTCTCTT TATCTTCGTAAAATATCTGTTCTTGGACACCGCATATTTCTAATATATGCA GTTCCTTTGGGTCTGGCAATTACGTGGGCTGTTGCTTTCTTGTTGACTGAAGCTGGAGTCTACAACTACAAAGGATGTGACATAAATATACCTGCCTCGAATATGGTTTCGGAGCACTGCAGAAAGCATGTCTCAAGGATGAAGCATTGTCGAGTTGATACTTCTAATGCATTGAAATCATCCCCGTGGTTTAGATTTCCTTATCCATTACAATGGGGTACTCCTATCTTTCACTGGAAAATGGCTCTTGTGATGTGCGTGGTTTCCTTGATCTCATCTGTAGATTCG gTTGGTTCGTATCATGCTTCTTCATTATTGGTAGCATCCAGACCTCCAACTCCTGGAGTTCTTAGTCGAGGAATTGGTTTGGAAGGTCTTTCTAGTGTCTTGGCTGGTCTCTGGGGAACTGGAACAGGTTCTACTACCTTAACTGAAAATGTTCATACAATTGCTGTCACTAAAATGGGAAGCCGCAGAGCAGTTCAATTGGGTGCATGCTTTCTGATTGTGTTGTCTCTCGTGG GTAAGGTTGGAGGGTTCATTGCTTCAATTCCTGAAGTCATGGTTGCTGGTCTCCTATGCTTTATGTGGGCTATGCTTGCAGCATTGGGCTTGTCCAATCTACGTTATAGTGAGGCTGGAAGCTCTCGCAACATCATCATAATTGGGTTAtcattgtttttctctctttccatACCTGCCTACTTTCAACAATATGGCATCTCTCCAAATTCCAACTTGTCAGTTCCAAGTTATTTCCAACCCTACATTGTGGCTTCTCATGGGCCATTCCACAGCAAATATGGAGGG TTAAACTATTTCCTGAACACAATCTTTTCACTACACATGGTGGTAGCTTTTCTTGTGGCCGTTATCTTGGACAATACTGTGCCTGGCAGCAAGCAGGAACGTGGAGTCTACGTTTGGTCAGAACCTGAGGTTGCTAGAAGGGAGCCTGCTGTTGCTAATGACTATGAGTTGCCCTTGAGAGTTGGTAAGATTTTCAGATGGGTGAAGTGGGTTGGTCTGTGA
- the LOC100306000 gene encoding putative ribosome biogenesis protein RLP24, whose translation MRLEKCWFCSSTIYPGHGIQFVRNDAKIFRFCRSKCHKNFKMKRNPRKVKWTKAYRRVHGKDMTQDSTFEFERKRNRPERYDRNLAENVLKAIPKIDKIRVSREERHHKNRMKGKKEKLLKEAVKELEQGISLVKAPSVLQQDPSLTLPKIKVKVSQQQSEENHAMEE comes from the exons ATGAGATTGGAGAAATGCTGGTTTTGCTCTTCAACCATATACCCTGGACATGGAATCCAGTTTGTTCGTAATGATGCAAAG atttTTCGGTTTTGTAGATCTAAATGCCACAAGAACTTTAAAATGAAGAGAAATCCTCGTAAGGTAAAATGGACCAAGGCATATCGTCGAGTGCATGGAAAGGATATGACACAG gaCTCAACTTTTGAgtttgagagaaagagaaacagGCCTGAAAGATATGACAGGAATCTTGCGGAGAATGTCCTCAAGGCCATTCCTAAGATTGATAAGATCAGAGTCTCGAGGGAGgagagacaccataagaacag GATGAAaggcaaaaaggaaaaattgctgAAGGAGGCAGTGAAGGAGTTGGAGCAGGGCATCAGTTTGGTCAAAGCTCCTTCTGTGCTTCAACAGGATCCATCTCTCACTTTACCAAAGATCAAAGTCAAGGTTTCCCAACAGCAATCAGAGGAGAATCATGCCATGGAAGAGTAA